One Sagittula stellata E-37 genomic window carries:
- a CDS encoding TRAP transporter substrate-binding protein — translation MIRTIATCAAALAVLAVPASAETLRVMGQPVATGLIQKNVEQPFFENFAEETGLEGFTADYQPVDVTGIKDTEQLRILKDGLFDIVSLRLSQVSRDEPTILGLDLVGLNPDYETGKMTVEAFAPVVDARLQEKFNTKLLGVWPFGPQVLFCEPEIASLADLKGLKVRVYDQNLAEFVSLVGGTPVPLGFPEVQQSLARGVVDCAITGPSSANSAGWPEVTSYTLPIAFQLAMNGYGINLDTWNKMTPDQQEKLEAGFDKLSDKIWAYSEELFDDAVNCNTGAEPCETGTSYDLKLVEPTAADKELVGTAVPNVSFPAWKEVCDATNPGCSEAWTAATGQSM, via the coding sequence ATGATCCGAACGATCGCAACCTGCGCCGCGGCGCTGGCCGTCCTCGCCGTGCCTGCGTCCGCCGAAACCCTGCGCGTGATGGGCCAGCCCGTCGCAACCGGCCTGATCCAGAAGAACGTCGAACAGCCGTTCTTCGAAAACTTCGCCGAAGAAACCGGACTTGAAGGTTTCACCGCCGATTACCAGCCGGTCGACGTGACCGGCATCAAGGACACCGAACAGCTTCGCATCCTCAAGGACGGCCTGTTCGACATCGTGTCGCTGCGCCTGTCGCAGGTCAGCCGTGACGAGCCCACGATCCTCGGGCTCGACCTCGTCGGTCTGAACCCGGACTACGAGACCGGCAAGATGACGGTCGAGGCCTTTGCCCCCGTGGTCGACGCCCGCCTGCAGGAGAAGTTCAACACCAAGCTGCTGGGCGTCTGGCCGTTCGGTCCGCAGGTGCTGTTTTGCGAACCCGAGATCGCTTCTCTGGCCGATCTCAAGGGCCTGAAAGTCCGCGTCTACGACCAGAACCTGGCAGAGTTCGTCAGCCTCGTCGGCGGCACGCCCGTGCCGCTCGGTTTCCCCGAAGTGCAGCAATCGCTGGCGCGCGGCGTGGTCGATTGCGCGATCACCGGCCCGTCCTCCGCCAATTCCGCCGGCTGGCCGGAAGTGACCTCCTACACCCTACCGATCGCCTTCCAGTTGGCGATGAACGGCTACGGCATCAACCTCGACACCTGGAACAAGATGACTCCGGACCAGCAGGAAAAGCTGGAGGCGGGTTTCGACAAGTTGTCCGACAAGATCTGGGCCTATTCCGAGGAACTGTTCGACGACGCGGTGAACTGCAACACCGGCGCCGAACCCTGCGAAACCGGGACCTCCTATGACCTGAAACTGGTGGAACCGACCGCAGCCGACAAGGAACTGGTGGGCACCGCGGTGCCGAACGTCTCCTTCCCGGCCTGGAAAGAGGTCTGCGACGCCACCAACCCGGGCTGCTCCGAGGCGTGGACCGCCGCCACCGGCCAGAGCATGTAA
- a CDS encoding TRAP transporter small permease subunit, whose translation MDRLATWISRLFGWALLFLSAFVALETVLRKVFNMSLQGADELGGYVLALGAALSFIVAMADRAHIRIDVLHARFPLKVQAVLDWLSVLSLGILGLFFLYVGWFVIADTLDYGSTAATPWRTPLIWPQSAWYAGLAIFALCSFVLAARATWLFFIDRHAQLAAEFNPTSAEEELSEELQQLQDR comes from the coding sequence ATGGACCGCCTTGCCACATGGATCAGCCGCCTGTTCGGATGGGCGCTCCTGTTCCTGTCCGCCTTCGTCGCGCTGGAAACGGTGCTGCGCAAGGTCTTCAACATGTCCCTTCAGGGCGCCGACGAACTGGGCGGCTATGTCCTGGCCCTCGGGGCTGCGCTGTCCTTCATCGTCGCCATGGCCGACCGGGCGCACATCCGCATCGACGTGCTGCACGCGCGCTTTCCGCTAAAGGTGCAGGCCGTGCTCGACTGGCTGTCGGTGCTGTCACTCGGCATCCTCGGGCTGTTCTTCCTGTATGTCGGCTGGTTCGTCATCGCAGACACGCTCGACTACGGCTCCACCGCCGCGACGCCCTGGCGCACGCCGCTGATCTGGCCGCAATCCGCTTGGTACGCCGGCCTCGCGATCTTCGCACTCTGCTCCTTCGTCCTCGCTGCGCGCGCTACTTGGCTGTTTTTCATCGACCGCCATGCCCAGCTTGCCGCCGAATTCAACCCGACCTCTGCCGAAGAGGAGCTTTCCGAAGAGCTCCAGCAGCTTCAGGACCGCTGA
- a CDS encoding TRAP transporter large permease: MGILDILVGFIVMMGLLLAGLPVATVMVAIGVAGGMILYGPVLLKSMGPVLWGTSNEPVLTAIPLFILLGELLLRSGLADRMYGTLALWLGRLPGGLLHTNIGCCSLFAATSGSSVATAATVGTVALPALTERRYRPSRALGSLAAGGTLGILIPPSVNLLVYGSLASVSVGQLFIAGIVPGILLTLMFMVFIAAQDILSPGGAFEDAHVPWEVKIRALKNLVPAATVFAIVMGSIYLGIATPTESAALAVLTALGFVAAEGKLTRDFLDVCFRKTARTTGMILLIIVAAFTLNVTLALGGVTRVMTVWVDSLGLTPVELLFALMLFYVILGMFMDVLSMQVLTIPIVVPIVTAAGIDPVWFGIFVVLMCELGMITPPVGMNLYVVQGVRNDKGPFTDVVTGAIPYAALMLFFTSALILWPSIATWLPEAVGR; this comes from the coding sequence ATGGGTATTCTCGACATTCTCGTGGGATTCATCGTGATGATGGGCCTGCTTCTGGCCGGGCTGCCGGTCGCCACCGTGATGGTCGCCATCGGCGTCGCGGGCGGCATGATCCTTTACGGTCCCGTCCTGCTGAAAAGCATGGGGCCGGTGCTGTGGGGCACCTCGAACGAGCCGGTGCTGACCGCCATCCCGCTGTTCATCCTGCTGGGTGAACTGCTGCTGCGCTCGGGCCTGGCCGACCGCATGTACGGCACGCTCGCGCTCTGGCTCGGCCGGCTGCCCGGGGGCCTCCTGCACACCAACATCGGCTGCTGCTCGCTGTTTGCCGCGACCTCCGGATCCTCGGTCGCGACCGCCGCCACGGTGGGCACGGTTGCCCTGCCCGCGCTGACCGAACGCCGCTACCGCCCCTCCCGCGCTCTGGGATCGCTGGCGGCGGGCGGCACGCTTGGCATCCTCATTCCGCCCTCGGTCAACCTGCTGGTCTATGGCTCTCTGGCCAGCGTCTCTGTCGGGCAGCTCTTCATCGCGGGCATCGTGCCCGGTATCCTGCTGACGCTCATGTTCATGGTCTTCATCGCCGCGCAGGACATCCTGTCGCCCGGCGGCGCCTTCGAGGACGCGCATGTCCCGTGGGAGGTGAAGATCCGCGCGCTGAAGAACCTGGTCCCCGCCGCCACCGTCTTTGCCATCGTCATGGGCTCCATCTATCTCGGCATCGCCACACCGACCGAAAGCGCCGCGCTGGCGGTGCTGACCGCGCTCGGCTTTGTCGCGGCGGAGGGCAAGCTGACGCGCGATTTCCTCGACGTCTGTTTCCGCAAGACCGCACGCACCACCGGCATGATCCTCCTGATCATCGTCGCTGCTTTCACCCTGAACGTGACGCTTGCGCTTGGCGGCGTGACGCGGGTGATGACGGTCTGGGTCGACAGCCTCGGGCTGACCCCGGTCGAGCTGCTCTTTGCCCTGATGCTGTTCTACGTGATCCTCGGGATGTTCATGGACGTTCTGTCGATGCAGGTTCTGACCATACCGATCGTCGTGCCGATCGTCACCGCCGCGGGCATCGACCCAGTCTGGTTCGGCATCTTCGTCGTGCTCATGTGCGAGCTGGGCATGATCACGCCGCCTGTCGGCATGAACCTCTACGTCGTGCAGGGCGTCCGCAACGACAAGGGCCCCTTCACCGACGTGGTTACGGGGGCCATCCCCTATGCCGCGCTCATGCTGTTCTTCACCTCGGCGCTGATCCTGTGGCCGTCCATTGCGACCTGGCTTCCGGAGGCGGTCGGACGATGA
- a CDS encoding amidase: MSLDTTQTLPDATALVEAFSKGDADPVEVMENHLETIDRRDRDLNAFSARAADVRDLARAARERWQAGAPLGPLDGVPVIVKDNLVSAGLPAAWGNPELGRRVPEHDEDPIAALRGAGAIVLGKGNTPEFAVEGYTANAAFGVTRNPFDPALTPGGSSGGVVAAVASGMAVAGIGTDGGGSIRRPAGYTGLWGLKPGIGSVPRGKGLPQVLLDFETVGPITRSARDLALFHGVLAGRTVTSATRPIRILAVGRIADAPCDASIRAAFAETVERLRALGHEVTERPLPLDLEPLNEVWSGMAEIGLAHLAWRDPAVMDAAAGKYKAMAVRGAQVSAVQLYEALTRVFALREAVGDLWGHDAVLMPTAAAPPWPASEVYPDTIDGQPAGPRGHAVYTGWVNAAGLPALAFPAKPANGLPIGMQLVGRLGGEDLLLGIAATLDT, from the coding sequence ATGAGCCTCGACACCACGCAGACCCTGCCCGACGCCACCGCCCTGGTCGAGGCGTTCTCCAAAGGCGACGCCGATCCCGTCGAAGTGATGGAAAACCACCTGGAAACCATCGACCGCCGCGACCGTGACCTGAACGCCTTCTCGGCCCGCGCCGCCGATGTGCGCGATCTGGCCCGCGCCGCACGCGAGCGCTGGCAGGCGGGCGCGCCGCTGGGACCGCTCGACGGTGTTCCGGTGATCGTGAAGGACAACCTGGTCTCCGCCGGTCTCCCGGCGGCATGGGGCAATCCTGAACTCGGGCGCCGCGTACCAGAGCACGACGAGGACCCTATCGCCGCCCTGCGCGGCGCCGGGGCCATCGTCCTCGGCAAAGGAAACACGCCCGAATTTGCCGTCGAAGGCTACACCGCCAACGCCGCCTTCGGCGTGACCCGCAATCCGTTCGATCCGGCGCTGACACCCGGGGGATCCTCCGGCGGTGTCGTCGCAGCCGTGGCGTCCGGCATGGCGGTGGCCGGAATCGGCACGGACGGCGGTGGCTCCATCCGAAGGCCTGCGGGCTACACCGGCCTCTGGGGGCTGAAGCCCGGGATCGGCAGCGTGCCGCGCGGCAAAGGCCTGCCGCAGGTCCTGCTCGATTTCGAGACGGTCGGACCCATCACCCGCTCTGCCCGCGACCTCGCCCTCTTCCACGGCGTCCTTGCCGGACGCACCGTTACGTCAGCGACCCGCCCCATCCGCATCCTTGCCGTCGGGCGGATCGCCGATGCGCCCTGCGATGCATCCATCCGCGCGGCCTTTGCCGAGACGGTCGAACGGTTGCGCGCCCTGGGCCATGAAGTCACCGAGCGCCCGCTGCCGCTCGACCTCGAACCGCTGAACGAGGTCTGGTCCGGGATGGCGGAGATCGGCCTCGCGCATCTCGCCTGGCGCGACCCGGCGGTGATGGACGCCGCCGCCGGCAAGTACAAGGCGATGGCGGTACGAGGGGCACAGGTCTCTGCCGTGCAGCTCTACGAGGCACTGACCCGCGTCTTCGCCCTGCGCGAGGCGGTCGGCGATCTGTGGGGGCACGATGCTGTCCTCATGCCGACCGCCGCAGCGCCACCCTGGCCCGCGTCCGAGGTCTATCCTGACACCATCGACGGCCAACCTGCCGGACCGCGCGGACATGCCGTCTATACCGGTTGGGTCAACGCGGCAGGCCTTCCCGCCCTGGCCTTCCCGGCCAAGCCCGCGAACGGACTGCCCATCGGGATGCAGCTTGTCGGCCGCCTTGGCGGTGAGGATCTTCTGCTGGGCATTGCGGCCACGCT